The Lycium barbarum isolate Lr01 chromosome 12, ASM1917538v2, whole genome shotgun sequence genome includes a region encoding these proteins:
- the LOC132625177 gene encoding pentatricopeptide repeat-containing protein At3g26782, mitochondrial, whose product MTKLGSLSYLYRRGFSTSPNVAKFFNRYLDKSDVFSWNCIIADLARGGDSVEALRAFYSMRKLSLKPNRSTFPCAVKSCSSLSDLTSGKQTHQQALIFGYDTDLFVSSALIDMYSKCGQLADARKLFDQIPQKNVVSWTSMITGYVQNDHPQEALLLFKELLAGQDQELVSLDSVAMVSVLSACSRVSGMTLTQGLHGFVMKRGFDEDMGVGNTLIDAYAKCGEVDFSRKMFDVMPDKDIISWNSMIAVYAQHGLSAQAMEIFRSLAWDREVDYNAVTLSAVLLACAHSGALQAGKCIHDQVIKMNLEDNIYVGTSMIDMYCKCGRLRMARNAFNRMKEKNVKSWSALIAGYGMHGRAREALQVFYEMNSAGVKPNYITFVSVLAACSHAGLLDEGWYWFNAMEPRFCIQPGVEHYACMVDLLGRAGFLAKAYNLIKEMKVTPDFVIWGSLLAACRMHKNVEVGEVSARNLFELDPTNCGYYVLLSNIYADAGRWEDVDKMRILMKNRGLSKPPGFSLLELKGRVHVFLVGDREHPQHDRIYAYLEELSVKLQIAGYVPNTTYDLHDVEEEEKGLTLRVHSEKLAVAFGVMNSVPGSTIQVIKNLRICGDCHTTIKLIAKIVNREIVVRDAKRFHHFKDGFCSCGDYW is encoded by the exons ATGACTAAATTGGGTTCACTCTCCTACTTGTATAGACGCGGCTTTTCTACAAGTCCTAACGTCGCCAAGTTCTTCAACAGATACTTAGACAAATCGGATGTGTTCTCGTGGAACTGTATCATTGCCGACTTGGCTCGGGGTGGTGACTCCGTGGAAGCCCTTCGAGCTTTCTATTCCATGCGAAAGCTCTCTCTCAAACCAAACCGATCCACCTTCCCCTGCGCCGTCAAATCATGTTCCTCCCTTTCGGATCTCACTTCCGGCAAGCAGACCCACCAACAAGCTCTCATCTTTGGTTATGACACCGACCTTTTTGTATCCTCCGCTCTCATTGATATGTACTCCAAGTGTGGTCAACTTGCTGATGCAAGAAAGCTGTTTGATCAAATTCCTCAAAAGAATGTTGTTTCTTGGACCTCCATGATAACTGGCTACGTCCAAAATGACCACCCGCAAGAAGCACTCTTGCTTTTTAAAGAGCTCTTAGCAGGCCAAGATCAGGAACTAGTTTCTCTTGACTCGGTTGCTATGGTTTCCGTGCTCTCCGCTTGTTCTCGTGTTTCGGGGATGACACTTACCCAAGGGCTTCATGGCTTTGTTATGAAAAGAGGATTCGATGAAGACATGGGAGTTGGGAACACATTGATTGATGCCTATGCCAAGTGCGGTGAGGTTGATTTCTCTAGGAAGATGTTCGACGTGATGCCTGACAAGGACATCATTTCGTGGAACTCTATGATTGCAGTTTACGCCCAGCACGGACTTTCAGCTCAGGCAATGGAAATTTTTCGTTCCCTGGCATGGGATAGAGAGGTTGACTACAATGCTGTCACCTTGTCAGCCGTGTTGTTGGCTTGTGCACATTCAGGAGCTCTTCAGGCTGGCAAGTGCATACATGATCAG GTTATAAAAATGAACCTAGAGGATAATATATATGTGGGCACATCCATGATTGACATGTACTGCAAATGTGGGAGATTAAGGATGGCAAGGAATGCCTTCAATAGGATGAAGGAAAAGAATGTGAAATCATGGTCTGCTTTGATTGCAGGCTATGGTATGCACGGGAGAGCCAGGGAAGCCCTTCAAGTGTTTTATGAGATGAACTCAGCTGGGGTAAAACCAAATTACATTACTTTTGTCTCTGTTCTAGCAGCTTGTAGCCATGCTGGGTTGCTGGATGAAGGTTGGTATTGGTTTAATGCCATGGAGCCTAGATTTTGTATACAGCCAGGAGTGGAGCATTATGCTTGTATGGTTGATCTTCTTGGACGTGCTGGTTTCCTTGCCAAGGCATATAATTTGATAAAAGAGATGAAGGTGACGCCTGACTTTGTCATTTGGGGTTCCCTTCTAGCTGCATGCAGGATGCACAAGAATGTCGAGGTTGGGGAGGTTTCTGCTAGGAACTTGTTTGAATTAGACCCAACAAACTGTGGGTATTATGTTTTGCTGTCGAACATATATGCTGATGCTGGAAGGTGGGAAGATGTAGACAAGATGAGGATACTTATGAAAAATCGTGGATTAAGTAAACCTCCTGGGTTCAGCCTGCTTGAACTCAAAGGCAGGGTTCATGTATTTCTGGTCGGTGATAGAGAACACCCTCAACATGACAGGATTTATGCTTATTTGGAAGAATTATCTGTAAAGCTGCAGATAGCTGGCTATGTACCTAACACGACATATGATCTTCATGATGTTGAGGAAGAAGAGAAAGGACTGACATTACGAGTTCATAGTGAGAAGCTCGCTGTTGCTTTTG
- the LOC132622854 gene encoding uncharacterized protein LOC132622854 — translation MGGSQSVEVPSEDEDQEDEEENAEHENDTPDGRLVGDDTALLKKVLEQEPEMLPCHASASPLSPQLSSFGTPRLGPSIKVWDPYNVLAPPPSLPPPPHFHRTFSSDSVDEDRTLTEVYLISNGECHSNLRPDLIAGRCPEAALTPNGKRQARALAVFLKSQGIRFNSIYTSPLDRARATALSVCQELNFSEERIQSSDALLEMSQGHWEGCHRSDIFTPETISLMEKFQPDFSAPSGESLRQVEFRMVQFLNGTVMALPEKFRSDFSPPDQGENQGFSNRGSHALVNSVHDRDGPPSFSSSHWDSHHRNRQGLSRKKSGKSRLQIVTTTGDHEADDEMSPREPINPNSIRDLNVQITTNVSQCIGIFTHSIPVKCLLTGLLGCSAMMTSKICIDDSSVTVLQHSWKMGWQIKRMNDTAHLRLL, via the exons ATGGGCGGTTCTCAGTCGGTAGAGGTACCCTCTGAAGATGAAGAccaagaagatgaagaagaaaatgCGGAGCACGAGAACGACACCCCTGATGGCCGATTAGTTGGTGACGACACAGCTCTgctcaagaaggttcttgaacaAGAGCCCGAGATGTTACCTTGCCACGCCTCCGCATCGCCTCTCTCCCCTCAGCTCTCTTCTTTCGGCACCCCTCGTTTGGGCCCTTCTATCAAGGTGTGGGATCCTTATAATGTTCTTGCCCCACCTCCCTCACTTCCCCCTCCCCCTCATTTCCACCGCACCTTCTCCTCTGATTCTGTGGATGAGGATAGGACCCTCACCGAGGTCTATTTGATTAGTAATGGAGAGTGTCATTCGAATTTAAGGCCTGATTTGATTGCTGGCCGCTGCCCCGAGGCTGCACTTACCCCTAATGGCAAGCGACAAGCAAGAGCTTTGGCTGTATTTCTCAAGTCTCAAGGGATTCGTTTCAATTCTATCTATACGTCTCCCTTGGATCGCGCACGAGCTACTGCCCTCTCTGTTTGCCAG GAATTAAACTTTTCAGAGGAACGTATACAATCCTCTGATGCACTACTGGAAATGAGTCAGGGGCATTGGGAGGGATGCCACCGCTCAGATATTTTTACACCCGAAACAATTAGCCTAATGGAAAAGTTCCAGCCTGATTTTTCAGCACCATCTGGAGAGTCACTGAGGCAGGTGGAATTCCGGATGGTACAATTCCTAAATGGAACTGTTATGGCATTGCCTGAAAAATTCAGATCTGATTTCTCTCCACCTGATCAGGGTGAGAACCAGGGCTTCTCAAATCGTGGTTCTCATGCACTTGTCAATTCAGTTCATGACCGAGATGGGCCGCCCTCTTTCTCGTCGTCCCATTGGGATTCGCACCACAGGAACCGACAAGGACTTTCGAGGAAGAAGTCTGGAAAGAGTAGGCTTCAGATCGTGACAACTACTGGGGATCATGAGGCTGATGATGAGATGTCACCTCGAGAACCCATTAATCCTAACTCCATCCGTGATTTAAATGTGCAAATCACTACTAATGTTTCTCAATGCATCGGTATTTTTACACATTCAATTCCGGTTAAGTGTCTTCTTACTGGCCTCCTTGGCTGCAGTGCAATGATGACAAGTAAGATATGCATAGATGATTCTTCTGTTACAGTGCTACAACATTCCTGGAAAATGGGATGGCAAATCAAGAGAATGAACGATACTGCACATCTTAGACTTCTCTAG
- the LOC132622855 gene encoding rRNA-processing protein CGR1, whose product MACTVDFRCLDEGFGGKTYKRKRAEKEVDNDAMEVEPTPASKRQAVPSADDPNKPVLGRPTYDGVIAGRVSGRNWKQPRKHRSSAAKVSVKGKPLEQRIKEKEIKKAYKERINELKEEIRQNKVDKRKQREERDKRKQENILKSGTKVQKITNPKTLKKIAKSKQRKQLKVVSDDLLNGGNKNK is encoded by the coding sequence ATGGCGTGTACTGTGGATTTTCGGTGCCTGGATGAAGGCTTCGGAGGAAAAACATACAAGCGAAAGAGAGCAGAGAAAGAGGTAGATAATGATGCCATGGAAGTAGAACCAACTCCTGCTTCGAAGAGACAGGCTGTTCCATCTGCGGATGACCCAAACAAGCCCGTACTTGGAAGGCCCACGTACGACGGAGTGATAGCAGGGAGAGTATCTGGAAGGAATTGGAAACAGCCGAGGAAACACAGGTCATCAGCGGCGAAGGTGAGCGTGAAGGGGAAGCCGTTGGAGCAGAGGATTAAAGAGAAGGAGATAAAGAAGGCGTATAAGGAGAGAATCAATGAGCTCAAGGAAGAGATAAGGCAGAACAAGGTCGACAAGAGGAAGCAGAGAGAGGAAAGAGACAAGAGGAAGCAGGAAAACATTCTCAAGTCTGGGACCAAAGTTCAGAAGATCACAAATCCAAAGACGCTCAAAAAGATTGCTAAGTCTAAGCAGAGGAAGCAACTCAAGGTTGTCTCTGACGATCTTCTTAACGGTGGAAACAAGAACAAGTAG
- the LOC132622853 gene encoding sialyltransferase-like protein 1 translates to MRPAKKPGLVRLVCVAALFSIILVAIQSSFFTPTRTINPEDIRILSHFQSNLQQCVANRGLGLTAHIIDHCNVILKFPQGTNSTWYNEQFKIFEPLEYKYDVCEAILLWEQYRNMTTVLTREYLDSRPDGWFDYAAKRIAQLGADKCYNQTLCEEHLNLILPAKPPFHPRQFKRCAVVGNSGDLLKTQFGEEIDSHDAVIRDNEAPVNEKYAKHVGLKRDFRLVVRGAARNMIKILNGSDDEVLIIKSVIHRDFNAMIKKIRNPVYLFQGIVLRRGAKGTGMKSIELALSMCDIVDIYGFTVDPGYTEWTRYFSTPRKGHNPLQGRAYYQLLECLGVIRIHSPMRAKRNQDWSDLPSREMINSAHRAALRLKKKQAGQEGELGQFVNCKVWGKSGPYGTGPISGSADMTDTRKHSNYNRWEAMPFESLRDEAQKHYTQMEGVSLYKMDGNKLDDLVCVKSEA, encoded by the exons ATGAGACCTGCGAAGAAGCCAGGTCTTGTTCGTCTTGTGTGTGTTGCTGCACTCTTCTCCATCATCCTTGTGGCCATTCAGTCCTCTTTCTTCACTC CTACTCGGACTATCAACCCAGAGGATATTCGGATCTTGTCCCACTTCCAGTCTAACCTTCAGCAATGCGTC GCTAATCGAGGGCTGGGATTGACGGCTCATATAATTGATCATTGCAATGTGATTCTCAAGTTTCCACAAGGAACTAATAGCACTTGG TACAATGAGCAGTTCAAGATATTTGAACCATTGGAGTACAAGTATGATGTTTGCGAAGCAATACTTCTGTGGGAGCAG TATCGTAACATGACGACAGTGTTGACAAGAGAATATTTGGATTCTCGACCTGACGGATGGTTTGACTATGCAGCAAAAAGGATTGCACAGCT TGGAGCAGACAAGTGTTACAACCAGACTCTTTGTGAAGAACATCTCAATCTAATTTTACCAGCTAAGCCTCCCTTTCACCCTCGACAGTTCAAAAGATGTGCAGTCGTTGGTAATTCTGGAGACCTCTTGAAGACGCAATTTGGAGAAGAAATTGATAGTCATGATGCAGTAATACGAGACAATGAGGCCCCCGTTAATGAG AAATATGCCAAGCATGTTGGCCTGAAGAGAGATTTCCGCTTAGTTGTGCGAGGTGCTGCTCGAAACATGATTAAAATTCTCAATGGTTCTG ACGATGAGGTGCTTATAATTAAAAGTGTCATCCATAGAGACTTCAATGCAATGATAAAG AAAATCCGGAATCCGGTCTATCTGTTCCAAGGTATCGTATTACGCAGGGGTGCCAAAGGAACTGGGATGAAATCAATAGAACTAGCACTTTCCATGTGTGACATTGTTGACATTTATGGTTTCACTGTTGATCCTGGTTACACAGAATG GACTCGATACTTTTCTACACCAAGGAAAGGGCACAACCCACTCCAAGGGAGAGCATATTACCAACTCTTAGAATGCCTTGGA GTCATACGAATCCATTCTCCTATGCGAGCAAAGAGAAACCAAGACTGGTCCGATTTGCCTAGTAGAGAAATGATAAACAGCGCTCACAGAGCTGCATTGCGTCTGAAAAAGAAGCAAGCTGGGCAAGAGGGAGAATTGGGACAATTTGTTAACTGTAAAGTATGGGGCAAATCAGGTCCCTATGGCACTGGGCCTATATCCGGTTCCGCAGACATGACAGATACCAGGAAGCATTCAAATTACAACCGATGGGAAGCCATGCCTTTTGAGAGCTTGAGGGACGAAGCGCAGAAGCACTACACTCAGATGGAAGGCGTTTCTTTGTACAAGATGGATGGCAATAAGCTGGATGATTTAGTCTGCGTGAAATCCGAGGCATGA